One genomic segment of Bacteroidota bacterium includes these proteins:
- a CDS encoding MFS transporter: MKKIVTLYKNAYGGLSQPAWMLAIIQLINRSGAMVLPFLSVYITSDLGLDVQHAGIILSCFGAGSMIGSYTGGILTDKIGAFKVQIISLVGGGAMIILLMFLKTFILLSAGLFFAAILTDMLRPANTSSVSMYSKPENFTRSFSLNRMALNLGFALGPAFGGFLAAYSYNLLFIIDGCTCIIAGIVFYFYFRNRKQNPQPITKDKEMITSNHKSPWHDSYFLGFAVLCGFFAIAFLQIFSGLPLYYRSVFQMHESMIGLLIGFNGFIVFLFEMILVYSIEKKFRPTTLIVFGTFLLAVSFMLINIFPTIAMLFIAMAILSFAEMFAMPFMVSFAVHRGSDKTRGNYVGIYTLAWSMAFIISPYLSTLIISRWNYNILWWIVSASTLITAILFFLIDKRERKRITLNADKIYLN, encoded by the coding sequence TTGAAAAAAATAGTTACACTTTATAAAAATGCGTATGGAGGCTTATCTCAACCTGCCTGGATGCTGGCAATTATTCAACTGATTAATCGAAGTGGTGCCATGGTATTACCCTTTCTAAGTGTATATATTACAAGTGATCTTGGATTGGATGTGCAACATGCAGGTATAATTCTAAGTTGCTTCGGTGCAGGTTCAATGATTGGCTCATATACCGGCGGAATTCTCACAGATAAAATAGGTGCTTTTAAAGTGCAGATAATCAGTTTAGTTGGAGGTGGAGCAATGATTATTTTACTTATGTTTTTAAAAACTTTTATTCTGCTTTCCGCCGGATTATTTTTCGCCGCTATACTCACGGATATGTTGCGCCCTGCAAATACATCTTCTGTTTCTATGTATTCAAAACCAGAAAATTTTACACGGTCCTTTTCATTAAACCGAATGGCCTTAAATCTTGGATTCGCTTTAGGTCCTGCCTTCGGTGGATTTTTAGCTGCGTATTCTTATAATTTATTATTTATAATTGATGGATGTACTTGTATAATAGCTGGCATTGTTTTCTATTTTTATTTCCGCAATAGAAAACAAAACCCACAGCCAATTACAAAAGATAAAGAGATGATTACTTCAAATCATAAAAGCCCATGGCATGATAGTTATTTTTTAGGTTTCGCTGTGTTGTGTGGTTTTTTTGCAATTGCATTTCTTCAAATATTTAGTGGATTGCCCTTGTATTATCGCAGTGTGTTTCAAATGCATGAAAGCATGATTGGATTGTTGATTGGTTTTAATGGATTTATAGTATTTCTGTTTGAAATGATTTTGGTATATAGTATCGAAAAAAAATTCCGACCCACTACTCTCATTGTTTTTGGAACATTTCTACTTGCCGTTTCATTTATGCTGATTAATATTTTCCCAACAATTGCGATGTTATTTATTGCAATGGCAATATTAAGTTTTGCTGAAATGTTTGCAATGCCATTTATGGTTTCTTTTGCCGTACATCGTGGCTCTGATAAAACCCGTGGTAATTATGTAGGAATATATACACTGGCTTGGTCAATGGCTTTTATTATTTCACCATATCTAAGTACATTAATTATTAGCCGCTGGAATTACAATATACTATGGTGGATAGTAAGCGCATCTACACTAATAACTGCTATCCTCTTTTTTCTGATTGATAAAAGAGAACGCAAACGCATTACATTAAATGCGGATAAAATATATTTAAACTAA